CGAGCTTCGCTATGAGGTCGCTGTACTCGGCGTGAACGACCTTCTTGAACGCCTCCTTTATGATGTTGGGGTCGTTCTCGGGGAAGCCGTAAAGCTCGGCGAATTTTGGAGTCGTTCCGAGGAGCTTCGTCCTCTCGTACGGCTCGGCGTATATCAGTCCCATTCCGAGGAGCTTCCTTATGTGCTCGTAGGCCTGACTGCCCCTGAGCTTCACCACCTTGCTCTGCTCTATTGGCTGGAGGTAGGCTATGAGGGCCAGGGTCTTCAGTTCGCCGGTTCTCAGGTCCGGCCTCGGCATGAGGTGAACGACGCGCTGGCTGTACTCCTGCTTTACCTGCATGACGTATTTGTCCCCAAGGACCCTCACAACCTCTATCGCGCTTTTTCTCTCGGCGTACTCTGCGGCTATAAGCTCGATGAGCTTTTCGAGGTAGTCCAGCGATCTTATTCCTAGAGCCCTTGAGAGCTCCTTCGCACTCAGCGGTCTTCCAGAAACGAACAGTGCAGCCTCAACAAGGGCCTTGTCCTCAAGGAGTCCCATTATTACCACCACATTGAAAATTGGGCCCCTCTCTTATAGGGTTTAC
The Thermococcus radiotolerans genome window above contains:
- the scpB gene encoding SMC-Scp complex subunit ScpB, which translates into the protein MGLLEDKALVEAALFVSGRPLSAKELSRALGIRSLDYLEKLIELIAAEYAERKSAIEVVRVLGDKYVMQVKQEYSQRVVHLMPRPDLRTGELKTLALIAYLQPIEQSKVVKLRGSQAYEHIRKLLGMGLIYAEPYERTKLLGTTPKFAELYGFPENDPNIIKEAFKKVVHAEYSDLIAKLEGKGDGEEFQEPQEIEVETSMEGEE